The following proteins are co-located in the Clostridiales bacterium genome:
- the murJ gene encoding murein biosynthesis integral membrane protein MurJ — protein sequence MRKLALTSAQTAIMMAILTLISKLIGFVREMVMANFFGTSFVTDAYAMAFTILTLLFGGIIAAISTAYMPLYSNIVVNRGKTEGDQFTSKVINLLFSLTALISLLGIFFSDQIISIFASGFVGETASLASYFIKVLFSYVIFSSAAGILESYLQYKGVFLPQIITGYLISICTIAAIIVSAYVSYYYLAFGLLIGYALRLVSILIIVKKNQFQYHFVTKPDQEFNKILRMAIPTYIGSSMLYINQFIDKTLASRLIEGSISALNYAWLLNGVIIGITITILSTIIYPKLTNANSLAQYDRFNAIIKKGMNIVLLIALPCSLGAMVYSQPIVRIVFERGAFDSTATAMTSSAFFYYSMGMLFMSANELITKAYYSIHDMKLPMIFAAITVIINISLCLVFLTFMDHSGLALATSIASFCNLILLSLGIRRKYPHIKLYDSKSKIIKTIIAAMVSVGASYAIYMLVGFLLIDTFIVNCTQLGLSVLSALIIYYVILKIYDFEELELLKSVFRRNN from the coding sequence TTGCGTAAATTGGCATTAACTTCTGCGCAGACAGCCATAATGATGGCAATACTTACGTTAATATCTAAGTTGATTGGATTTGTCAGAGAAATGGTCATGGCTAATTTTTTTGGTACAAGCTTTGTGACCGATGCCTATGCGATGGCCTTTACGATACTGACATTGTTGTTTGGTGGTATTATCGCAGCAATCTCAACAGCATATATGCCATTATATTCTAATATAGTTGTGAACCGTGGAAAAACCGAAGGGGATCAATTTACAAGTAAAGTAATAAATCTTTTATTTTCATTAACAGCACTTATTTCACTCTTGGGCATATTTTTTTCTGATCAGATAATCTCCATATTTGCCAGTGGGTTTGTTGGTGAAACAGCCAGTCTTGCCAGCTATTTTATTAAGGTTTTATTTTCGTATGTAATTTTTTCATCTGCTGCGGGAATTTTAGAATCTTATCTTCAGTATAAAGGAGTATTTCTTCCGCAGATTATAACGGGGTATTTGATTAGTATCTGCACGATTGCCGCAATAATAGTAAGCGCATATGTTAGTTATTATTATCTGGCTTTTGGACTTCTAATTGGATATGCACTGCGGCTCGTCTCGATATTAATAATCGTTAAGAAAAACCAATTCCAATATCATTTTGTAACGAAACCTGACCAGGAGTTTAATAAAATATTGCGCATGGCAATACCAACTTATATTGGAAGTTCCATGCTTTATATAAATCAATTCATTGATAAGACTTTGGCTTCTCGCTTGATTGAAGGGAGTATTTCCGCCTTAAATTATGCGTGGCTCCTCAATGGGGTTATAATAGGTATAACAATTACCATATTATCAACTATCATATATCCTAAACTAACCAATGCTAACTCGCTGGCACAGTATGATAGATTTAATGCGATTATAAAAAAGGGCATGAATATTGTGCTGTTAATAGCGCTGCCTTGCTCTCTTGGAGCTATGGTATATAGCCAGCCTATCGTCCGAATTGTGTTTGAACGAGGTGCCTTTGATTCTACTGCGACGGCCATGACGAGCTCTGCATTCTTTTATTATTCAATGGGAATGCTGTTTATGTCAGCCAATGAGCTTATCACCAAGGCGTATTATTCAATTCACGATATGAAACTACCAATGATTTTCGCGGCAATTACTGTTATCATTAATATTTCTTTATGTCTGGTATTTTTAACCTTTATGGATCACAGCGGATTGGCCCTAGCGACAAGTATTGCATCGTTCTGTAATCTAATTCTGCTAAGCCTGGGAATCAGGCGGAAATACCCACATATTAAATTGTATGATAGTAAAAGTAAAATAATAAAAACCATTATAGCTGCAATGGTCTCGGTTGGGGCATCTTATGCAATATATATGCTTGTTGGATTTCTTCTAATTGATACTTTTATAGTGAATTGCACACAGCTAGGCCTGTCTGTATTATCTGCTTTAATAATTTATTATGTTATTTTGAAGATATATGATTTCGAGGAACTAGAGTTACTGAAATCAGTATTTAGAAGAAATAATTAG
- a CDS encoding sugar transferase, with amino-acid sequence MYRKHFKGLIDRTLALISLMLLFPLLVFLGILIRSKLGSPIFFKQKRPGKDEEIFTLYKFRSMSNKKDDKGELLSDEIRLGRFGKFLRSSSMDELPELWNILKGEMSFVGPRPLLIKYLNRYTPEQARRHEVKPGLTGWAQVNGRNSIGWEEKFKLDVWYVDNYTLGLDLKIIALTFIKVFKRADITSQHDVTMEEFLGTKE; translated from the coding sequence ATGTATAGAAAACATTTCAAAGGGCTGATCGATCGTACCCTTGCCCTAATTTCATTAATGTTATTATTTCCGCTATTAGTATTTCTGGGGATATTAATTCGTTCAAAACTTGGAAGTCCGATTTTCTTCAAGCAGAAGCGCCCTGGAAAAGATGAAGAAATTTTTACATTGTACAAATTCAGAAGTATGAGCAATAAAAAAGATGATAAAGGTGAGCTTCTGTCAGATGAGATAAGGTTGGGTCGCTTTGGTAAATTTTTAAGGAGTTCATCAATGGATGAGCTTCCAGAATTGTGGAATATCTTGAAAGGGGAAATGAGCTTTGTGGGGCCAAGACCCTTGTTGATCAAATATTTGAACCGCTACACACCGGAGCAAGCACGGCGGCATGAAGTAAAGCCTGGACTTACTGGTTGGGCTCAAGTGAACGGGAGAAATTCCATCGGTTGGGAGGAGAAATTTAAGTTGGATGTTTGGTATGTTGATAACTACACACTAGGCCTAGACTTAAAAATCATAGCATTAACGTTCATAAAAGTATTTAAACGGGCAGATATAACTTCCCAGCATGACGTGACAATGGAGGAGTTTTTGGGTACAAAGGAGTGA
- a CDS encoding methyltransferase domain-containing protein, translating to MENGIQRYRRYLRFLLVWILKEKPRGLDFTMRKKASESEFAAGYHGYSVTPEMHFRKVMSYFIISPTDNFLDVGCGKGSVLKLASEYPFGRIEGVEYQADLAQIARKNLKKLALDTRISIVCMDALKYNDYDMFQYFYLFNPFGEDLFSKFLDIVAESIANKPRSIVLIYHNPLYHELVLKSNLFKLKYEEYDHLKNYWTYIYQYEYNKKESV from the coding sequence ATGGAAAATGGTATACAGCGTTATAGAAGGTATTTAAGATTCTTATTAGTATGGATACTAAAAGAGAAACCAAGAGGGTTGGACTTCACTATGCGAAAGAAAGCGAGTGAATCTGAATTCGCTGCCGGTTATCATGGATATTCAGTTACTCCAGAAATGCACTTTCGAAAAGTTATGAGTTATTTTATTATAAGCCCAACAGACAACTTTCTGGACGTTGGATGTGGAAAAGGTTCCGTGCTAAAGCTTGCAAGCGAGTATCCCTTTGGAAGAATCGAAGGGGTAGAATATCAGGCAGACCTGGCTCAAATCGCACGAAAGAATTTAAAAAAGCTAGCCTTGGATACTCGTATCAGTATTGTTTGTATGGATGCTCTTAAATACAATGATTATGATATGTTCCAGTACTTCTACCTATTTAATCCATTCGGAGAGGATTTATTTTCGAAATTTCTAGACATTGTTGCGGAGAGTATTGCCAATAAACCGAGATCTATTGTTTTGATTTATCATAATCCGCTCTATCATGAACTGGTACTGAAGAGTAACTTATTTAAATTAAAGTATGAAGAGTATGACCACCTTAAAAACTATTGGACATATATTTACCAATATGAATACAATAAGAAGGAGTCAGTATGA
- a CDS encoding ATP-grasp domain-containing protein has protein sequence MSYNFLFCSSGRRNSLLEIFKNEFGRQGEIIACDFSEYSPAMHTAHKRYTVPSINDERYIATILGICMKNNVKGLTTLIDPEIELLSKNQRIFQENGILVFGPSHETAKVCYDKYSTYQHLEKNGIPCVKSYLPSEIRYKIEEFISAGRPLFAKPRCGSGSVGIKKIAPHEALEAELYTDEGYVIQEYMSGEEYDADIYIDMISEEMVSVFCKKKLSMKIGGADKTISVKDERLISLVDQVLLAFDFAGPIDIDFFYQDGEYLVSEINPRFGGGYLHAYGCGVSFPKLILNNMMGKSNPRELFQYEENMVMMMYDSYLIKRLDEINRVVKG, from the coding sequence ATGAGCTATAATTTTCTATTTTGCAGTTCTGGCAGAAGAAATTCGTTGTTGGAGATCTTCAAAAATGAGTTCGGCAGACAGGGAGAAATCATAGCCTGTGATTTCTCAGAATACTCACCAGCAATGCATACTGCGCATAAAAGATATACTGTGCCGTCAATTAATGATGAACGTTATATTGCTACGATTTTAGGTATTTGTATGAAGAACAATGTTAAGGGATTGACCACATTAATTGACCCAGAGATAGAGCTGCTGAGTAAAAACCAGAGAATTTTTCAAGAAAACGGAATTCTGGTCTTTGGCCCTTCTCATGAAACTGCTAAGGTTTGCTATGATAAGTACAGCACATATCAACATCTTGAGAAAAATGGGATTCCTTGTGTAAAGTCCTATTTGCCATCTGAGATCCGTTATAAAATTGAGGAGTTTATTTCAGCAGGACGGCCCCTGTTTGCAAAGCCACGCTGCGGCAGCGGAAGTGTGGGTATTAAGAAAATCGCGCCACATGAGGCGCTTGAAGCAGAGCTATATACCGATGAAGGCTATGTCATTCAGGAGTATATGTCAGGTGAGGAATATGATGCAGATATTTATATTGATATGATCAGCGAAGAAATGGTTTCAGTATTTTGTAAGAAAAAATTGTCTATGAAAATCGGCGGAGCAGATAAGACCATCTCTGTGAAAGATGAGCGACTGATTTCCTTAGTTGATCAAGTTTTACTTGCTTTTGATTTTGCTGGCCCCATCGATATTGATTTTTTTTATCAGGATGGTGAGTACTTAGTGTCTGAAATCAATCCAAGGTTCGGTGGCGGGTATTTACATGCTTACGGCTGCGGCGTAAGCTTCCCAAAGCTAATATTAAATAATATGATGGGAAAATCCAATCCCAGAGAACTATTTCAATATGAGGAAAATATGGTCATGATGATGTATGACAGCTATCTTATTAAACGTCTGGATGAAATTAATCGTGTGGTCAAAGGCTAA
- a CDS encoding LegC family aminotransferase has product MSKRIELSVPNLNIEILENLRECIETGWVSTGGRFIAEFEQKMASYVGVKEAVSTQSGTAGLHLALNVLGVAPGDEVIVPTLTFIAAVNPVRYVGAEPIFMDCDDYFCIDANKLERFCKEECKLENNKLINRLTGRTISAVVVVHVFGNLANMSKIMDIAKRYHLKILEDATEALGSYYVGGRYKGCFAGTVGDIGVYSFNANKIITTGGGGMVVSRNKTYIDKVKYLSLTAKDDPLFFIHNEVGYNYRMLNLQAALGVSQIAELEEFIKIKHRNYERYVQRLSGVNGLSILPFSSDIRSNYWFYSLLIEEQIVGVSRDKLMEALIAQEIQCRPVWKLVHTQKPYQRCQAYDLEKAYRYETQILNVPCSTSLNLEDVDFVCDKILKYSNG; this is encoded by the coding sequence ATGAGTAAAAGAATTGAACTCTCCGTTCCGAATTTGAATATTGAAATTCTGGAAAATTTACGCGAGTGCATTGAAACCGGCTGGGTTTCAACGGGCGGGCGCTTTATCGCGGAATTTGAGCAGAAAATGGCATCTTATGTAGGTGTAAAAGAAGCCGTTTCAACGCAGAGCGGTACTGCAGGGCTGCACCTTGCTCTGAACGTATTAGGGGTAGCGCCTGGTGATGAAGTGATTGTGCCTACCTTAACATTTATCGCCGCAGTAAATCCTGTACGCTATGTGGGAGCAGAGCCGATTTTTATGGATTGCGATGATTACTTTTGTATAGATGCCAATAAATTGGAACGATTTTGCAAAGAAGAGTGCAAGCTAGAAAATAATAAACTGATTAATCGTCTGACTGGCAGAACTATTTCAGCAGTGGTTGTTGTTCATGTTTTTGGCAATCTGGCAAATATGAGTAAGATCATGGATATCGCAAAGAGATATCACCTGAAGATCTTAGAGGACGCGACGGAGGCGCTAGGAAGCTACTATGTCGGGGGGCGTTATAAAGGATGCTTTGCTGGAACCGTGGGTGATATTGGGGTATACTCGTTTAATGCCAATAAAATTATTACAACCGGCGGCGGCGGTATGGTGGTGTCTCGAAACAAAACCTATATTGACAAAGTAAAGTATCTAAGTCTGACTGCGAAAGATGATCCTTTATTTTTTATACACAATGAAGTTGGGTACAATTACCGAATGTTGAATCTCCAAGCCGCTTTGGGTGTAAGTCAGATTGCAGAACTGGAGGAATTTATTAAAATCAAGCATCGGAATTATGAACGCTACGTGCAGAGATTATCCGGAGTAAACGGCTTGAGCATTTTGCCTTTCTCATCTGATATCAGGTCTAATTATTGGTTTTATTCATTGCTGATAGAAGAACAGATAGTTGGAGTGAGCAGGGATAAATTGATGGAAGCACTGATCGCACAGGAAATCCAATGCCGTCCGGTATGGAAACTGGTTCATACTCAAAAACCTTACCAGCGCTGTCAAGCCTATGATTTGGAAAAAGCTTATAGGTACGAAACACAGATTTTGAATGTTCCATGTTCTACAAGTTTGAATTTGGAAGACGTGGATTTTGTCTGTGATAAAATCTTGAAGTATAGTAACGGATAA